The genomic DNA CAGCCACGCCTTGAGGTTCGTCCCCGCTTCGAAGCGGTCGTAGAAGCGGAACGCCTTCAGGAGCGTGTCCTGCACGAGATCCTCGGCCTCCGACGGAGAGCGCGTCAGACGCAGCGCCGCACCGTAGAGGGTGTCGAGGTGGGGCATGGCCTCACGCTCGAACTCGGCGCGCAGCTTCTGGGAAGCCTTGTTGTTGGATTTCTTGGAGAAAATGCCCATGGCTCAGTAGAAACGCCGCTCGGTCACTTCTATTCGCCCCAGCATGCCAGACGTGGACGATTCTGGGCAAACCGGACCGACTCAGGACTCGCTGTCCGCGTCCGGGTCGAGGTCGTCGTCCTCGTGGGCGGGCCGCCCCCCCTCGCCATCCTTGCTGCGGCGCGTCACCGACACGAGGCGATCCTCCAGCTCTTCGATGCGGGACTGCAGTCTCCGCACCTCGGTCTGCAGCTGCTGCACGGTGCCCATGGCGCTCTGCACGATGGACTTCACGCGGTCGTCTGCCTTCCGCTGTAGCTCGTCGAGGGCCTCCTTCGAGTTGGCCATCAGCTTGCGGTCGAGGCGCTCGCCAGCGGGAGGCACGGGGACCGGCTTCGCGGGCGGAGGTTCGCTCGGGCGCGTCGGCTCATCTTCGTCGCGTCGCACCAGCTTGCCCATGGGGCCGTCCATGAAGGTGTTGACGATCCGATCGCGTCCCTCTTGCACAAAGGACCGCAGGCTCGTCAGGGTGCGCCGCTCGTCGCCATTGCGCTCCTCTTCGTAGATGATCTGGGCCAGCGTCACCCGCGTGAGGTCTTCTTTCGACTTGTTGTCGATGATCTGAACGTTCTGCCCCACACGAACGAACTCGGCGATGTCCTGCAGCGTGACGTAGCGGCTCTCGAGCGTGTCGTAGAGCTTCCGGTTCGCGTAGCGCTTGATCACCCGGGGGCTAGCGGCGATCTCGTTCATTCCGGGCATCCTGACTTCACCATGGGCGGCTACAACGCGAGGGGGAATGTGCAAATAGCTCGCAGCGACGCACCGCGTCAAGCTGGCGCGAAGCACGGGGGTTGTTCACTCTCCCCATGATGCGTCAGTCCGCCGCTCACGACCAGAGCGAGTTCGAAGCCCTGGCCCGACGCCTGAGCGGGGTCTCCGACGTCGGGCTGCGTGCCGGCGCCGCGCGACTGACGCTTCAAGGGATCTCGGCGCAGGGGCTCGTGGCGCTGGTCGCCGACGCGCTGCACGCCGTGGTCTCGGCGCGCGCCGACGGTCACGACGTGCTCGCGGCGCTTGGGGCGGCACTCGAGGCGCCCGAGTGGGATGCCTTGCGCGCGCGGGCTGCCCTCGAAGCGCACGGGCGCGTCCCGCTGGCGGCGACATATCTCGTGCCACGCGTCGAGCCTGCCCCCGACGAGCCGATCCCGCGTGTGCCGGACTTCGGCGTGGGCCGCCCCCTGACGCTGGGGGAGCGGAAGGCCGTCGCGCGCGGGCGTCAGCCCGACGTCATCGCGCGGGTCCTGCGCGACCCGGACCCCGCAGTGGTGGCCATCTTGCTCGGCAACCCGGTCCTGGTGGAAGCCCAGGTGGTCCGCTTGGCCGCGCAGCGCCCCGTACGACCTGCCGTGTTGCGTGAGGTGTGGCGCTCCTCCCGCTGGTCCCCGCGACACGCCGTGCGCTTGGCGTTGGTCCAGAACCCGTGGTGCCCCGGGGAGGTGGCGGTTCGGGTGGTGCCGCTGCTCACCCTCAAGGAGCGGCAGGCGGTGAGTCGGAGCGGGGAACTCACACCGGGGTTGCGAGGCTTCGCGGCTGCGCTCACGCGCCCTTGAGCTGCGGCGCCCGAGGGCCGCCAAGCACCCCTCTCCGGCCTACCGAGACGGACGACGAACACGCCACCCAGCGAAGCGCGGCCCCGTGCTGGATGGCGTGACGAGCAACGGCGCGCTTCAGGCGCCCGCGCCGCCCCGCTTGAGCTCTCCGAGCACCAGGCGTGCCACGCCCTTCAGCGTGTCGAACACGCCCTCGCCAGTTGCGGCGCAGGCTTCGTAGTACGGCACGTTGTTGGGGTTGAGCAGCTCCTGCAGCTCCTCGACGGACGCGATGCTGGGCATGTCGCGCTTGTTGTACTGGATGACGTACGGGAGCTTGTCCAAGCTGTAGCCCTGCTCCGCGAGGTTGGTGCGGAGGTTCTCCATGGACTCGATGTTCGCTTCCATGCGGGCGATCTGGGAGTCCGCGACGAACACGATTCCGTCCACACCCTTGAGGATGAGCTTGCGGCTTGCGTCGTAGAACACCTGCCCTGGGACCGTGTACAGGTGGAAGCGCGTCTTGAAGCCGCGGATCTCACCCAGGGCCAGCGGCAGGAAGTCGAAGAACAGGGTTCGTTCGGTCTCGGTGGCCAGGGAGATCATCTTCCCCTTCGCCTCCGGGTTCGTCTTTTGATAGATGTGCTGCAGGTTGGTGGTCTTGCCGCACAAGCCCGGTCCGTAGAAGACGATCTTGCAGTTGATCTCGCGGTTGATGTAGTTGATGAACGACACGATCAGCTCCTAATCGTTGAACAGGTTGTCGATGTCGTCATCGGTGATCTCGGCGAAGGGAGTCTCCTGATTGGGATCCTGCACCTTCTGGAGCAGCGCCTCGAAGATGAGGTTGAGCTGCTCGCTGGCCTTCTTCACGCGCAGCCTCACCAAGCCCAGGCTGGTCTTGTTGTCGAAGATCACCACCAAGATCACCCGGTTGCCGACCAACTGGATGTGGATGTTGCTCTTCTCACCCTCGTGGAACTGGGTGCTGAACTCGTTCTCGCGCAGCAACTTGGCAATGCCGCCCGTGGCGGCGATGTTGCCGGCGGTGAGGGACGCGAGCGAGGTCGTGTCCAGTTGTTCGGTCTCGCCGGCGTTGGCGATGAGTTGGCCGTTCTTGTCGATGATGAATACGACTTGGGCGTTCGCCTCACGAACCAGGCGATCGACGATCGTCTGGATCTGATTGAACTCCTCCTCGTACATCACCATCTGCGGGTTCGTCATGAACTCCTCCTGGCGATCCGTAGCTCGAGTTGGGTGCGCTGCATCGGTACTGACTCCGCCGGCCCCGAGGGACGCTCTTGGTGAGGCGCTCACGGGGGGCGCGGAGCCCAGGTACTACCAGATGCCCCCCCACTCGGTAAAGCCCCAAGCACCCGAAGGCACCCGATCCCCGGCCTCTCACGGCGCGCGGGACGGGGCGCTCCGGCGCGGCCCTGCGACGGGATGCGACGCGCTCCGACGCCACGCGACGTGTGTGCTGGGCCGGGGGGCGTCGCGGGCGCGGGGTCTCGGACCCCTCCCGACTTGTCACTGCCCCGGGGGGTGCGCATGGTGCCGCCTTCCAACTGTGAGGAAGCCCGTCTTGCTGACCACCCCCATCCGCGCCGTCGCCAACGTGCTCAAGGCCCCTCTCTACCCGGTGTACGCCCTGGCGAGGCGCCGCACGCCGCAGGTGGGGTGGCTGCACCTCGAGCTGCGACCGCGGCTGACCGAGTTCCAGAGCGCCTTGCCGAGCCTCGCGCGCTTCGTGCCCGAGCTCGCGCAGCGACAACCCACGGCGTTGTCGGCGCTCCGCCGTCTCGCCCAGGCCGCCAGCAACGACCCCCACGTGCTCGGCGTGCTGGTCGAGCTGCCGCCGCTGGCCACTGGCTGGTCCCGTGCGAGAGGGGTGCGCGACGCGTTCCGCACGCTCCGGGACGCAGGCAAGGAGGTGGTCGTGTACCTGCCCCGTGGTGGGGGCAACCTGGAGCTCTACGTCGCCGCTGGAGCATCGAAGATCATCCTCGGACCCGAGGCGACGTTCATGGCCCTCGGGCTCTCCATGGAGAGCCGCTACATCAAGACCATGCTCGGCAAGCTGGGGGTGAGCGTCGAGCCCTTCGCGCGCAAGGAGTTCAAGACCGCCGCGGAGACCGCCGCCCGCGACGCGATGAGCGAGCCCCAGCGTGAACAACTCGGCGCGTTGCTCACAACGCTCCACGGCGAGTTGGTGGACGCCCTCGCCGCGCGGCCCGCGATGACCCCGGAGCGCGTCGACGCCGTCTTCGCGGCTGGCTTTCTGCGTGGCGAGGCCGCCATCGCGGCCGGCGTCTGCGACGCGTTCGCCTACGAAGACCAGCTCGGCGAGACGCTCGCGCGGCTCTTCCCGAGCCACCCCCGCAAGGCGGCGCCCAAGGCGCCGCGGTGGGGGAAGGGGCCACCGAAGCGCCGGTCGTTGGCCCCTGCGGAACCAGAGGTGGCGCTGCACGGCGCAGGGACGTTCCTCGCGCGGGCGGAGCACGAGTTCTTCTACCGCCTGCGTGACCGCCCCTA from Sandaracinaceae bacterium includes the following:
- a CDS encoding polyhydroxyalkanoate synthesis regulator DNA-binding domain-containing protein, producing the protein MNEIAASPRVIKRYANRKLYDTLESRYVTLQDIAEFVRVGQNVQIIDNKSKEDLTRVTLAQIIYEEERNGDERRTLTSLRSFVQEGRDRIVNTFMDGPMGKLVRRDEDEPTRPSEPPPAKPVPVPPAGERLDRKLMANSKEALDELQRKADDRVKSIVQSAMGTVQQLQTEVRRLQSRIEELEDRLVSVTRRSKDGEGGRPAHEDDDLDPDADSES
- a CDS encoding GTPase domain-containing protein, whose translation is MSFINYINREINCKIVFYGPGLCGKTTNLQHIYQKTNPEAKGKMISLATETERTLFFDFLPLALGEIRGFKTRFHLYTVPGQVFYDASRKLILKGVDGIVFVADSQIARMEANIESMENLRTNLAEQGYSLDKLPYVIQYNKRDMPSIASVEELQELLNPNNVPYYEACAATGEGVFDTLKGVARLVLGELKRGGAGA
- a CDS encoding roadblock/LC7 domain-containing protein, whose amino-acid sequence is MTNPQMVMYEEEFNQIQTIVDRLVREANAQVVFIIDKNGQLIANAGETEQLDTTSLASLTAGNIAATGGIAKLLRENEFSTQFHEGEKSNIHIQLVGNRVILVVIFDNKTSLGLVRLRVKKASEQLNLIFEALLQKVQDPNQETPFAEITDDDIDNLFND
- the sppA gene encoding signal peptide peptidase SppA; the encoded protein is MLTTPIRAVANVLKAPLYPVYALARRRTPQVGWLHLELRPRLTEFQSALPSLARFVPELAQRQPTALSALRRLAQAASNDPHVLGVLVELPPLATGWSRARGVRDAFRTLRDAGKEVVVYLPRGGGNLELYVAAGASKIILGPEATFMALGLSMESRYIKTMLGKLGVSVEPFARKEFKTAAETAARDAMSEPQREQLGALLTTLHGELVDALAARPAMTPERVDAVFAAGFLRGEAAIAAGVCDAFAYEDQLGETLARLFPSHPRKAAPKAPRWGKGPPKRRSLAPAEPEVALHGAGTFLARAEHEFFYRLRDRPYVGVVRVQGAIRDNDEDPRGIRQTFWALRAAREDDGCVGVVLLVNSPGGSALASDRIHREVVRLKQAKPVVAYFEDVAASGGYYVAAPADAIVAQPVSITGSIGVVSARLLARDLLAKVGVHTEVLRSAPHADMFSPARELDDDERAILDTELDAFYANFVRLVAEGRGRSVDVIEPLARGRVWSGRDAATHGLVDRLGGFDVAFDEVRRRADVPDAQRAGLEPVVLQMRPLVGDGALRRLLVDTDASLTDDLAAVSGAGLPRVAGAVRGLLSPVAPELAELMGLLGGEQFLYYAMGIPDIR